One window from the genome of Tachypleus tridentatus isolate NWPU-2018 chromosome 11, ASM421037v1, whole genome shotgun sequence encodes:
- the LOC143232197 gene encoding uncharacterized protein LOC143232197 produces MNTLLTLTFFALCSVAFGGLLGGAGFLGPFHGGYYGGGAVTGSSAVTHSFDNQRALTGYGYGGYGGYLGFGGHLGYGGYGGYRGYGGYPYGGYGYGGYGGYGGYPYGGYGYGLGYKFH; encoded by the exons ATGAACACTTTG TTGACCCTCACTTTTTTTGCCCTTTGCTCTGTGGCATTTGGCGGCTTGCTGGGTGGTGCTGGTTTTCTAGGTCCTTTTCATGGAGGTTATTACGGAGGAGGAGCTGTAACTGGCAGTTCTGCCGTCACCCATAGTTTCGACAACCAGCGTGCTTTGACTGGCTACGGATATGGTGGTTACGGTGGATACCTTGGCTTCGGTGGACACCTCGGCTATGGTGGATACGGTGGCTACCGTGGTTATGGTGGCTACCCTTATGGAGGTTATGGTTATGGTGGTTATGGTGGTTATGGTGGCTACCCTTATGGAGGTTATGGCTATGGTCTTGGCTACAAGTTTCACTAA